The following DNA comes from Triticum aestivum cultivar Chinese Spring chromosome 3D, IWGSC CS RefSeq v2.1, whole genome shotgun sequence.
GCGCCACCTTCAGATCACATAAATTTTATTATGCTCGATCAACTTCAGATCACATAAATGCTAGTATTATTCGATCAAACCTGCGCCACCTTCAGATCACATAAATTATATTATGCTCGATCAAACTTGTGCCCAAAACAAGGCAGCTTCACAGAGCAAAGGGGAAGCCTCAGCTTAAATATACTGAAAGTCTGAAGCCAACACAATGTCATTACAAAGGTAACATAAAACCATAAGAACACAACCATGAACAGCGATGGAAGCCTACACTCCCTTTAAGTTACCAGAGGTCAAGGCTGGAGAGGAGTTGAATAATTGTGTAAGGGCGAGAAACAAGAGATATGTCTTTAGAGACTCGTTCTTCTCTGCGGCACTTGAGGTTGTACATGTAGATGTAATCACGAGAAAAATCATCGCTCTTTATGTAATAGATGCAGTTGGCGTCAATGGATGGGAATTTATCAGCATTAACAGACATGCACCTGCAATAACCACGGAGGAAGATGGCACGGTTACCAATGTTGTGCACATGCTCGAGTACATAGCTCTCAGTGTCCATCTTGTAAACCTCCATGCCATCTTTTAGCTTCATGATGATCAGAATTTCTCCGGCAGACTCCATTAGGTAGCAGCGGTTGTCATATCCTATCCAAAACTTCGATATGGATTCTTCTTCAGACATCATGGTATCTTCATCATCCGACTCAACAGGCTCAGCATTGAAAAACCTCATCAGATTAAAGATCCTCCTGGCCACGGCAAGCGGAAATGGCGCCACCGATCCCAACTCGCCGATAGTGTGGATACCTCTGACAGCCAGCCTGATCAAAGGGCAAGCATACCTGTCCTCGGACACGGCGTAAGATTCACTATCAGGTTCAACCATGTACACCCTGCGAGGCGATTCGCGTAACcggacatcatcatcatcaatgtaCTTCCTGAATAACAAGATGATTGCGGGCGAAGAACCGGCGACGAGAGCAGCAGAGTCCACGAACTCGTCGGGTTGCGGCGCCGCGAAACGGAGCGAGTAGCCTGTGAAAGAATTGAGGACACTGAAGCTGTGAGGGGATTTATCGTCCATCAAGACGAGGAGACCGTCCGGGGTGGTGCTGTCAATAAAGTAGTCACGGAGAACCGGGAGCTCCTTGCGCAGGAACCGGCCGGTTGCAGTGTTCACCAGGAGGTGTGTGTTGCTGCGGGAGCTGTCGATGCTGACCCAGTGGCGGGGGCGGAAGCGAGGGTCCGGGGTGCCCTTTGGGTCGTCGGTGGCGGCGCGCCAGCTATGGCAGACGGCGCGGAGGTCCATGTAGTAGTCGAGGTCGCTGGTGGCCAGGAAGCCGTCGGCGATGCGGCGGACGAGGTCCGCCGGGAGCGAGGACCAATCTGCAGATTCCATGGTGGAGGCCACCTGGCCTGTTGGCAGCAAATACAGAAACAAAAATGGTGGATGGATTCAGTGGGGGATACTGATAGCAGTAGATGTGAATCCTAGTCCATGGAAACTGCAGGGCGATAGGACATCAACCGGCGCGGCCGCCATTGGGGCTTCTTGAACAGAGCAGAGAGGGCAGAGGAATGGACTCACCGTGGCGAATGCGGCGATGCAGCGGCAGCGAGGGCGCGGTGGTGCCGACGCCGGCCGTAGTGGAGGGCGTGGTGCTGGGTGCGGCGAAGCCCCCGCGAGATCTGCGCCGGATTGGCGGCGGATTGAGGCGAACGGGAGAGCGCCGGggcgggaggggagggaggggattCGACAGGGGGTTTATTTGAGGTTCACCATTTTTGTTTTAAGGAACAATCACTTCCTTTTATTCCTTTTATTCAATCACAACAGAACGttatatgctcaaccaaatctgATACATTTATTGGTTGCATAGATGAGTCCACGTATGCTTAACCAAATTATTTTGAAGTTGAATGTGAGTTACCCAATAACGTCTTTCATTATGAGATTGTGTGAACTTTGTGAACGTTACTGGTCCATGCTCAGTCTCTACACTTTCACCTTGGTAATCACCTTG
Coding sequences within:
- the LOC123073932 gene encoding uncharacterized protein; the protein is MESADWSSLPADLVRRIADGFLATSDLDYYMDLRAVCHSWRAATDDPKGTPDPRFRPRHWVSIDSSRSNTHLLVNTATGRFLRKELPVLRDYFIDSTTPDGLLVLMDDKSPHSFSVLNSFTGYSLRFAAPQPDEFVDSAALVAGSSPAIILLFRKYIDDDDVRLRESPRRVYMVEPDSESYAVSEDRYACPLIRLAVRGIHTIGELGSVAPFPLAVARRIFNLMRFFNAEPVESDDEDTMMSEEESISKFWIGYDNRCYLMESAGEILIIMKLKDGMEVYKMDTESYVLEHVHNIGNRAIFLRGYCRCMSVNADKFPSIDANCIYYIKSDDFSRDYIYMYNLKCRREERVSKDISLVSRPYTIIQLLSSLDLW